Proteins from one Stenotrophomonas aracearum genomic window:
- a CDS encoding alpha/beta fold hydrolase codes for MYRKALWTLLLAASPLISHASAPEAQACEDDAAPALRGSQCFTVNVPLRHAEPSGEKLSLFVRRIPATSGHAKRGEVWLLSGGPGESGASLYPTIQTYQRAFPGFDLVIPDHRGTGRSARICPVQESPDSPDGTGLAGAEWGPCIGEMYANLRRTSAFSITEAAQDLGELMSGADRNGDVLLYGVSYGTQLALRALQVNTLQVDGLILDGLVPLETTETWDLSRRTALVDQVGRQSMDEQGLERYRKLLTVKDAAWQNVVPGGDLRRYFAALLSFPGLRDRIPQIVQDLSDGDARSLVASTEDWKLALGKLGQSGNDQPALPLVMLIAASENSARPELTLSMVEKEAKDALFVSPIPGLLVSGSVPRYPRDAWFGKSPEALPRTLILQGTLDPNTSYDGAVEHAATLGKSGAVTFHTVERGAHLLPLVAPHCFVAAVGAFVDGGVVAERCAEPPTL; via the coding sequence ATGTATCGCAAGGCGCTGTGGACGTTGTTGCTTGCCGCCTCACCCTTGATCTCTCACGCATCGGCGCCGGAGGCACAAGCCTGCGAGGATGACGCAGCGCCTGCCCTGCGTGGCTCCCAATGCTTCACCGTGAACGTACCACTGCGCCACGCGGAACCCTCGGGTGAAAAGCTCTCGCTGTTCGTGCGGCGCATACCGGCAACCTCCGGGCACGCCAAGCGTGGCGAGGTCTGGCTGCTCTCCGGCGGCCCGGGCGAGTCAGGGGCGTCGCTCTACCCGACGATCCAGACCTACCAGCGTGCGTTTCCCGGTTTTGATCTGGTCATTCCCGATCACCGGGGCACGGGTCGGTCGGCGCGGATCTGCCCCGTCCAGGAATCGCCCGATAGCCCTGACGGCACTGGGCTGGCGGGAGCGGAATGGGGCCCCTGCATCGGTGAGATGTACGCCAATCTGCGGCGCACCTCGGCCTTTTCCATTACCGAGGCTGCGCAGGACCTTGGCGAGTTGATGTCAGGTGCGGATCGAAACGGTGACGTGCTGCTTTACGGGGTGTCGTACGGCACCCAGTTGGCGCTACGGGCACTCCAGGTCAACACGTTGCAGGTGGATGGCCTGATCCTCGATGGGTTGGTGCCTCTTGAAACCACCGAGACATGGGACCTCAGCCGACGCACGGCCCTGGTCGACCAAGTGGGTCGACAGAGCATGGATGAGCAAGGCCTCGAGCGTTATCGGAAGTTATTGACGGTGAAGGATGCGGCTTGGCAGAACGTCGTGCCGGGCGGTGATCTGCGCCGCTACTTTGCCGCCCTGCTGAGCTTCCCGGGACTGCGTGATCGTATTCCACAGATCGTGCAGGATCTTTCGGACGGCGACGCTCGATCGCTGGTCGCGTCTACCGAAGACTGGAAACTTGCGCTCGGGAAGCTCGGGCAGAGTGGCAACGATCAACCAGCCTTGCCGCTGGTGATGCTTATCGCCGCCTCGGAGAACAGCGCGCGCCCGGAGCTGACCCTTTCCATGGTCGAGAAAGAGGCGAAGGACGCATTGTTCGTAAGTCCCATTCCCGGCCTGCTCGTGAGCGGCAGCGTTCCGCGCTATCCGCGCGATGCGTGGTTTGGTAAGAGCCCCGAAGCCCTGCCGCGTACGCTGATTCTGCAAGGCACGCTTGATCCCAACACTTCGTATGACGGTGCGGTGGAGCATGCTGCCACACTCGGCAAGTCGGGGGCAGTCACCTTCCACACGGTGGAACGAGGCGCGCATCTGCTTCCTCTGGTAGCGCCGCACTGCTTCGTTGCCGCGGTCGGCGCGTTCGTGGATGGCGGTGTGGTGGCCGAGCGCTGTGCGGAGCCGCCGACGCTGTGA